One Halobacterium wangiae genomic window, CTCGACCTGTAGCAGTCGCCAGCCCATACTTCTGCGGTCCTCAGGACTCCGTGACGACCCACGCGACCGCGACACCGACGACGCCGAGCGCGCCCGCGACCACGAACGCCGTCTCGTAACTCGTCGCCTCAATGAGCGCGCCGCCGGCGATGGGCGCGAGGAAGGCACCGGCGAGACCGAGGCTGGTCTGGAACGCCACGGCCGTGGCGGCGACGCGACTGTCGACCAGTTCTCGGACGTACGCGAACGACAGTCCGAGGGTCAACTGGACGGTGAAGCCGGCCGCGAGCAGCGCGGCGACGAGGACCGCGAGCGACCGGAGCGTCCCCAGGACCAGGAGCGCCGGCACCGTGAGCAGGAACGAGAGCAGGAGGACGGGCCGCCGACGACCCCCGAACAGGCGGTCGGAGAGCAACCCACTGCTGACCCGGGAGACGACACCGACCGCCGGGAACACGGCGACGAGCAGACCACTCAGACCGATGGTGACCCCGATCTCGTCCGTGAGGAACGACGGCGCCCAGCTGTTGACGAACAGGTACAGCGAGTACGCCAGGAAGCCGAGACTGCCGACTAGCCACACGCTACGGTTGCGGAGAACGCTCCCGAACTCCGCCAGACTCGGGGCGGAACCACTCCCTGTCCGGCCGAGGCCCTGGCTCGTCGGCCAGTACATCGCGAGGCCGACGAGCGGGATCGCGTTGAACACGAGGAAGATGGCGGGCCAGCCGAACTGCGCGGCGATGGTCGGCCCGCCGCCCTGACCGAGTGCGAACCCGACGGGGCCACTCGCCGTGAAGATTCCGACCGCCGTCGCGCGGCGGGACGCCTCGACGGCCCGGCTGACCATGTCGATGCTCGCGTTCCAGATGACCACGAAGGCGACGCCGCCACAGACCCGGGAGGCCAGCAGGAGGTAGTAGGCGTCGCGTTCGGCGGCGGCCCACCCCCAGACGCCGACGAGGAGCGAGACGACGATGGCGACCGCGACGGCGACCCGCGAGTTCGTCCGGTCCAGTACGGCACCGAGGGGGAGGCTGGCGAGCATCGCGGCGCCGAACATGCTCCCCACGACGAGGCCGGCCTTCGTCGCGTCGATGTCCATCGACGCCCGCACGAGCGGCGTGACGCTCGCTGGTGCGATCTCGTAGGCGGACAGCGCCATCGATATCAGGCTCAATCCGGCGACGAGCGTCCAGCGCTCCCGTTCGGTGCGAGCAGCGTGGGCTCCCGTCGGGGAGTCGCTGCTCGTCTCGTCCGTCATTGGCAGATGCTGGCGGGTGCCGACCAAGAACCTGTGCTTCTGTGTAGTCCTGTCCGGGTTCTCCAGTGTCGGTCGAGACGACACCCGGGTAGGACTCGGTCGCTAGTGGCGACGACCCAGGACGACGAGACTCCCCAGGAGGCCGCCGACGGCAAACGCCAGGGCGACGAGGAGACTCGCCACCGCCGCGATTACTCTCGGAATCCCGACTACGAACTCGTCGGGTACGCCCGACGTCGCGAGCGCGTAGTGCAGGTGGTGGAAGACACCGACCGTGTCCGCGTAGAAGAGCGCCCACCAGAACACCGTACCGACGCCGACGCCGACGATTGCGCCGGTCGCGACGCCCGCCTGGAGTGGCGCACGGTCGGTCGCCATCGCGGCGACGAAGCCACCGATTCCCCCGATGGCGACGACGCGTAGCGCAGTCGTCGCGGTGGTGGGGTGGTGGGGTGGCATCCCCGAGACGGCGACGAGGAGTGTGGCCTGGGCGAGGACGCCACCGAGGACGGCCAGACCGAATCGAGTCACGTCCGCTCGTCCGGGCGCGACGAACTGAAGCCTTCCGTTCTCGGGGGTCGCGACTTACATCGTTGTATACGTATCCCATGACTACCATATCCTGGGAAGTTAGATTCAGATTTATGTAGGGAGGCGTCCTGCTCGGACCATGAACGACATCTCTCTCTCCCGGTACTCCAGCGGCGTCCCGGGGCTGGACTCTCTTCTCCGCGACGGCTACGTCACCGAGCGCATGTACCTCGTGCTCGGACGGCCGGGGACGGGGAAGACCATCCTCGGCATGTCGTTTCTCGACGCCGGACTGCAGAACGGGGAGGACGCGCTGTACATCCACACCGAGGAGTCCCAGGAGGAGATCCTGATCAACGCGGCACGAGTCGGAATCGACCTCACGGACGTGGAGTTCCTCGACCTGGGACCCGAGTCCGACTTCTTCACCGAGAGTCGCGCCTACGAACTCGTCGACCCCCACGACATCACGGACGACAGGGTCATCGAACGCATCCGCGAGACCGTCGAGGACCTCGACCCGAGTCGCGTCCTCGTCGACCCGATCTCGCAACTGCGGTACTTCGAGCCGACCGACCACCAGTACCGCCAGCGCATCATCTCGTTCATGCGATTCCTCCGCGAGCGCGGCACGACGGTGCTCGCCACGGAGTCCAACGACCCCGGACAGCACACCGAACTCCGGTCGCTCAGCGACGGTGTCATCCGCCTCGAACGCGGCGAGAGCGGGCGACGCATCGAGGTGACGAAACACCGTGGCGTCGACGTCCCACGGGGCTCCCACGGGCTCGAGATCCGCGACGACGGCATCGAGGTGTACCCGGCGCTGCTCCCCAGGTCGAGAGACCGCGACTTCGATCCCGAACAGCTCTCCTCTGGCATCGAAAATCTGGACACGCTGCTCGGCGGCGGCCTCGAACGCGGCACCGTCACCATCCTCAGCGGCCCTACGGGCATCGGGAAGTCGACGACTGCCGCGGAGTTCCTGACGGCCGCCGCGGCCGCCGGGAACGTCGGTCTCATGTACCTCTTCGAGGAGAACACCGAGACGTTCACGCACCGCTCGGAGTCCTTCGACATCCCCATCACGGCGCTCCAGGAACGCGGCGCGCTCGCAGTCGAGGAGATCGAACCTCTCAC contains:
- a CDS encoding MFS transporter, with amino-acid sequence MTDETSSDSPTGAHAARTERERWTLVAGLSLISMALSAYEIAPASVTPLVRASMDIDATKAGLVVGSMFGAAMLASLPLGAVLDRTNSRVAVAVAIVVSLLVGVWGWAAAERDAYYLLLASRVCGGVAFVVIWNASIDMVSRAVEASRRATAVGIFTASGPVGFALGQGGGPTIAAQFGWPAIFLVFNAIPLVGLAMYWPTSQGLGRTGSGSAPSLAEFGSVLRNRSVWLVGSLGFLAYSLYLFVNSWAPSFLTDEIGVTIGLSGLLVAVFPAVGVVSRVSSGLLSDRLFGGRRRPVLLLSFLLTVPALLVLGTLRSLAVLVAALLAAGFTVQLTLGLSFAYVRELVDSRVAATAVAFQTSLGLAGAFLAPIAGGALIEATSYETAFVVAGALGVVGVAVAWVVTES
- a CDS encoding ATPase domain-containing protein; translation: MNDISLSRYSSGVPGLDSLLRDGYVTERMYLVLGRPGTGKTILGMSFLDAGLQNGEDALYIHTEESQEEILINAARVGIDLTDVEFLDLGPESDFFTESRAYELVDPHDITDDRVIERIRETVEDLDPSRVLVDPISQLRYFEPTDHQYRQRIISFMRFLRERGTTVLATESNDPGQHTELRSLSDGVIRLERGESGRRIEVTKHRGVDVPRGSHGLEIRDDGIEVYPALLPRSRDRDFDPEQLSSGIENLDTLLGGGLERGTVTILSGPTGIGKSTTAAEFLTAAAAAGNVGLMYLFEENTETFTHRSESFDIPITALQERGALAVEEIEPLTRSPEEFAQLVSRQVEEHDAELVVIDGVSGYKQSLHGDRADTTRKIHALTRYLKNANVSVILLDEISEVTGLQQPTGEQISYLADNIVFMNYIERHGRIERVVGVLKKRVGGFESTLREFDITDDGIEVGDPLSGVRGILEGAPEVIQREE